The following coding sequences lie in one Rutidosis leptorrhynchoides isolate AG116_Rl617_1_P2 chromosome 4, CSIRO_AGI_Rlap_v1, whole genome shotgun sequence genomic window:
- the LOC139839984 gene encoding myosin-binding protein 2: protein MAANKFATIVHKNSNRITLVLIFAVLEWTLIILLLLNSIFSYFIIKFARFFGLKPPCLWCIRLDRFFEPELKNSHRDLLCDLHSKEVSQLGFCLKHKKLAESHDMCDVCSSEFGEKSNNLSFSKETKFDFVECSCCGIEFERKTFEDSSYFVINPSWDLLGFSKSNPVIDLIGSDLENEIVGEKQEVQIQGNEAEVTEVEAIKEDLIKFDKKDDSTLNSGTHEQDLEFFLDYSGNQLVPIETFDPIDNEEQEFGDFQEAQVVSELKSETVTEEIVKQSDETVSVIERTEELSKFAGLDSMKFEETESSLVFHANLSDFTDEKPDIIESNRTMSTIEEVEETEEINSEHEEAEVSIGTEIPVLDSCDEMKAQDNFTLYYLSHEESSKSTHDLDFSLEYGFEEDEKTRELTNLNQINNPMLMIERKESMVDDSIDGSEMEGGDPINTNEKLKSALRAERKSLQALYIELEEERSASAVAASETMAMINRLQEEKAAMQMEALHYQRMMEEQSEYDQEALQLLNDLMVKKDKELEIYRKKVLEYETKERARFLGNGVKNGTCSASCSHSEDGDGMWVDVNHEPKEHETFSDNKDNKNHNTLVDSVISLDSSFVDFEDERMSILEQLKFLEEKLFTLSDEEDRYFSELRQIEDYFEENGKHVNGNYSYGSQQVNGITYETQDQDRRTGKRLLPLFEALDNEIDDVVIMSNGHENGVHSNKMENSAITLFELQKRRIDIEEEVDQLYVRLQALEADREFLKHCIGSLKKGDKGMELVQEILQHLRDLRDVDLRAKNFTDGTL from the exons ATGGCTGCAAACAAATTTGCAACAATTGTACATAAAAATTCAAACAGGATCACACTTGTTCTCATTTTTGCTGTTCTTGAATGGACACTCATAATTCTTCTTCTTCTCAACTCAATATTTTCATATTTCATCATTAAATTCGCTCGATTTTTCGGTCTAAAACCACCCTGTCTCTGGTGTATTCGTCTTGATCGTTTTTTCGAACCCGAACTCAAGAATTCACATAGAGATCTTCTATGTGATCTTCATTCTAAAGAAGTTTCTCAACTTGGATTTTGCTTGAAACATAAAAAGTTAGCAGAATCCCATGATATGTGTGATGTTTGCTCATCTGAATTCGGTGAAAAGTCGAATAATTTATCGTTTTCGAAGGAGACAAAGTTTGATTTTGTTGAATGTTCTTGTTGTGGAATTGAGTTTGAAAGGAAAACTTTTGAAGATTCTTCTTATTTTGTTATTAATCCTTCATGGGATCTTTTGGGGTTTTCGAAAAGTAATCCGGTTATCGATTTAATCGGATCGGATTTGGAGAATGAAATTGTTGGTGAAAAACAGGAAGTTCAAATACAGGGGAATGAAGCAGAGGTAACAGAAGTTGAAGCAATTAAGGAGGATTTAATTAAATTTGATAAAAAGGATGACTCAACTTTAAATTCAGGAACACATGAACAAGATCTTGAATTTTTCTTGGATTACAGTGGGAATCAGTTGGTACCAATCGAAACATTCGACCCAATCGATAATGAAGAACAAGAATTCGGGGATTTTCAGGAAGCTCAAGTTGTATCAGAATTGAAATCCGAAACAGTAACCGAAGAAATTGTAAAGCAGAGCGATGAAACGGTTTCTGTAATTGAGAGAACAGAGGAATTATCAAAATTTGCAGGGCTTGATTCAATGAAATTTGAAGAAACTGAAAGTTCTTTAGTTTTTCATGCAAATTTAAGTGATTTTACTGATGAAAAACCTGATATTATTGAATCGAATCGTACTATGTCGACTATTGAAGAAGTTGAAGAAACAGAAGAGATTAATTCAG AACATGAAGAAGCAGAGGTTTCAATTGGAACAGAGATACCAGTTTTGGATTCATGTGATGAGATGAAAGCTCAAGATAACTTCACTTTGTATTATTTATCACATGAAGAATCTTCAAAAAGTACTCATGATTTGGATTTTAGTCTTGAATATG GTTTTGAAGAAGATGAAAAAACAAGGGAATTAACAAACTTGAATCAAATAAATAACCCAATGTTGATGATTGAAAGAAAAGAATCAATGGTGGATGATTCAATTGATGGAAGTGAAATGGAGGGTGGAGATCCAATTAACACAAATGAGAAGCTTAAGTCGGCTTTAAGAGCCGAAAGGAAATCATTACAAGCGTTGTATATCGAATTAGAAGAAGAACGAAGTGCTTCAGCAGTGGCTGCTAGTGAAACAATGGCTATGATTAACCGTCTTCAAGAAGAAAAAGCCGCAATGCAAATGGAAGCGTTGCATTATCAACGAATGATGGAAGAACAATCGGAATATGATCAAGAAGCTTTGCAACTTTTGAATGATCTTATGGTAAAGAAGGATAAAGAATTGGAAATATATCGAAAGAAAGTTTTAGAATACGAAACAAAGGAGAGGGCGCGGTTTTTAGGTAATGGTGTGAAAAATGGGACGTGTTCGGCTTCTTGTAGTCATTCAGAAGATGGGGACGGAATGTGGGTTGATGTGAATCACGAGCCGAAAGAACATGAAACGTTTAGCGACAATAAAGACAACAAGAATCATAATACACTCGTCGATAGTGTAATAAGTCTTGATTCGTCGTTTGTTGACTTTGAAGATGAGAGGATGTCGATTCTCGAACAACTTAAGTTTTTAGAAGAGAAGCTTTTCACTTTGAGCGACGAAGAAGATCGATATTTTAGCGAGTTAAGGCAAATAGAAGATTACTTTGAAGAGAATGGGAAACATGTAAATGGGAATTATAGTTATGGTAGTCAACAAGTCAACGGTATTACATACGAGACACAAGATCAAGATCGACGAACGGGAAAAAGACTTCTTCCTTTGTTCGAAGCGCTTGACAATGAGATCGACGATGTAGTGATCATGTCAAATGGACATGAAAACGGGGTCCATTCAAACAAGATGGAAAATAGTGCGATCACATTATTCGAGTTGCAAAAAAGGAGAATTGATATTGAAGAGGAAGTGGATCAACTATATGTAAGGTTACAAGCTTTAGAAGCCGATAGGGAGTTTTTAAAACATTGCATTGGATCGTTAAAGAAAGGCGATAAAGGAATGGAACTTGTTCAAGAAATCTTGCAACATTTACGCGATCTTCGAGATGTTGATCTTCGAGCGAAGAACTTCACTGATGGCACATTATGA